A genomic segment from Pangasianodon hypophthalmus isolate fPanHyp1 chromosome 25, fPanHyp1.pri, whole genome shotgun sequence encodes:
- the LOC113546711 gene encoding high choriolytic enzyme 1 — MYLMQDIILLLLSISLVQSRSIKALVNETSDETDNSIDRDYFSVSAIIERANKNAGKLKGEFAIVHGDIAVYTGLQNADPCTSRQCKWRKGRNGKIKVPFIISRQYSKSERRVIQRGLKSFENSTCIRFKRRTNEEDYVHIISDTGCYSFVGRRGGRQVVSLQRNGCVYHHIVQHELLHALGFHHEQTRSDRDKHVRILYQNVIPGQEHNFDKVNTNNLKTPYDYNSVMHYSRFAFSKNREPTILPIPDNNVPIGRATEMSPNDILRVNRLYCS; from the exons ATGTACCTGATGCAAGACATCATCCTGCTGCTGCTCAGCATTAGTCTAGTTCAGAGTCGTTCTATAAAG GCACTGGTTAATGAGACCTCTGACGAGACTG ATAACAGCATTGACCGGGATTATTTCTCTGTATCTGCCATAATTGAAAGAGCCAACAAGAATGCTG GAAAGTTAAAGGGTGAGTTCGCCATTGTACATGGTGACATAGCAGTGTACACTGGGCTCCAGAATGCAGATCCATGTACTTCTCGTCAGTGCAAGTGGCGCAAGGGCAGGAATGGGAAGATTAAAGTGCCCTTCATCATTTCCAGGCAGTATT CAAAGTCTGAAAGACGTGTTATCCAGCGTGGGCTGAAGTCCTTCGAAAATTCAACCTGTATCCGATTCAAACGTCGCACCAATGAAGAAGACTACGTTCATATAATCTCAGACACTGG GTGCTACTCTTTCGTGGGTCGCAGGGGTGGAAGGCAGGTTGTTTCCCTACAACGCAATGGCTGTGTTTACCATCATATCGTTCAACATGAGCTTCTCCATGCTCTCGGCTTTCATCATGAGCAGACTCGTAGTGACCGTGACAAGCACGTCAGAATCCTCTACCAAAATGTTATACCTG GACAAGAACATAATTTTGATAAAGTCAACACCAACAATTTGAAAACTCCATATGACTACAATTCTGTCATGCACTATTCGAG GTTTGCTTTCTCCAAGAACAGGGAGCCGACCATCCTCCCCATACCAGATAATAATGTTCCCATTGGACGTGCCACTGAGATGAGCCCCAATGACATTCTACGTGTCAACAGGCTGTACTGCAGTTAA